The Tripterygium wilfordii isolate XIE 37 chromosome 5, ASM1340144v1, whole genome shotgun sequence DNA segment GCACATTCAATCCTTCAAACTGTAAGCTCATGTCAGGGAAGTTTCCTGATAACCTGTTGGAACTCAAGTCAAGAACCTCCAAATTACGTTCCCAGTTGAGCACCACAGAGATATCATCGGAAAACATATTTCTACTAAGATCCACCTCTAGACAGCTTTTCAGAACAGTGGGCAAACTTCCTGATAAACCATTTGATGAAAGATTCAGAAAATTCAGAGTCGTGGAGTTGACTCCAGGGATTGAACCTATAGACAGGCAAtggaaaataaaagataattCATTAGCAGCTTCAAAATAAACCAAGTAAGAATAACAGAACCAAAAGATGCAGGGCCAGTTATATGCTagagtaaaacacaaattttaaaCTGACATGGAAAGCCAACATACAATTCTGCAAAAATATATCACGTATGGACCCAAAATCAAAACACGACCAGCAAACAAGAAAATATACTAGCAATCTACACTGCATGGAGAGAACCAGAACAAGCAATCAAAAGAAAACGGTTAATTTTCTATATTTAACCAGAATATTATGAGGATAGAAACTAAGAAACTAAGAAACTAAGAATTTGTCCCGTAGCAGAATTGATATTGAACCAGCAGTTCCATTTAATGATCTTTGACTTATCCAACTTGTAATATTGGAAAGTATCTGCACACATGCTGCTCATAAAATGCCTAATTTACTGGAACATTGAGGAAAAATCTCCAAATGGTTTTAAATTCTCAGCAGACAGCAATATTACATATCCCACCCCATCAAACATGGCAAAAAACAGAGAAATGCATGTAAGAAAATGACATACAAATTCAAAGGGGATACTTCAAATATTTAAAGGTAGTTGCATTCCAAAACACCATATTACAGTGATTTTACAATCAAGAATAAGGGGGAAAACAGACACAATGTTCTGGAGACTCATTCGCCAATTATACAGCAAGGGTAAGAACAAATAGAAACAGTGAAGCATAAAACAGATCTTCCATAATCTCAATCCCATACAATACCAATGCAAAACAATCATTATCTGTAAGAGGTCCCAGAAAAGACAGTTTCAAATTGGCTGCAAAAGTTTTCATGCCTACTAAACAATAAATCTTACTATATCACCTACCACATATGCGTCCTAATTGAAGTGGACCAACAACCATAATTCCATTTGGGTATAATGGCACAGTATTTGTttgggatgaatttgagataggAGATACCAATAAGTTTTCAAAAGACAAAACCGTCAGAACCAAGCAATTGATGCAACACACAATGGCATGAAATCCTTTTTGACATGAACAAGACAAAATCAGAAGTCAAATTCGTCACCATTAAAGCCATTGACGCTGAGATCCAATTCCTGCAGTTGAGTTGAACTTTCCAACAATTCCTCAGGCACGGGCCCGTAAAACTGATTGTTAGCCAATTTCAAGACCCGCAAATTTGTCAAAGAAGCAAAAGAAGGGAGCTCCCCGCCAATCTGATTATCGCCCAAATCCAGAACCTTCAAGTTCCTAAACAAATTAATCACCTCACTCTTCAAAAACCCACCTTTCAACTTGTTATGACTCAAATTCACAAATTGCACAGTGTTCGCCAAACTCGAAACCTTCTCAGCCTCAACCCCAAGCCCTCCATAGAACTGATTGTAGCTCAAGTCAACATGCTCTACATTGCGCAACTCTGCAAACACCTCCCCGATGTCGCCCTGAAACTGATTTGAATGCAAATCTAAAACCCTCAACTGCTGCAGATTTCCAAACCCATCCGGAAACCATCCGCTGAAGCCGTTTTTGGAGAGATTCAGGTAATTCAAGTTCCACAATGAGGAAATCTTTTCGGGGATCGGGCCGTAAAACTCGTTATCGGACAGATCTATACGCTGGAGAGAGGACATTGACCCCAGTGTCGGGACAAGACGGCCAGTCAAGTTGTTTCTGGCCAGGGATAGATTCTGGAGAGACTTGAGGCCAAGGAGAGTGGAGAATTTGAGGTCACCAGAAAGGTCGATACCCTCCAGTGATATGCCGATGACAGAGCCGGATTGGGAGTCACAGGTGACGCCGTAGAAGCCCTGACAGACGGCCGAGTTGGTCCACGAGCCTAACACTTTATTGAGCGGGTCTAAATCAATGCCCCTCATGAACTGACGAAGGGCATGAAGCTCCGAGTCAGAAGCAAAAGAAAcggagaaaaagagaaaaagaaagaaaaagaagaagagagtgggagtgggagtgaCAGTCATTAGCGTCAATGCAAAAGCGAACCCTAACGAGTCATTTGCGCGAGTGTCCGAGAGAGAGACTGCGAAAGTGGATTCGAGAAACCCTAGAATCTGAAATCcaggggaagagagagagagtaatagagagaatttagggtttttttttaaaaaattttttttgtaatggtCAAATTATTTCGGGGAGAtttaagagagagaaggggGTGGTGTTAAGGGGAAATCCGTTAAAAATGGCGGTTTAGGGTTGGAGAGTGTTGGTTGGTTGGTGGGGGAGAGGAACCACAGTCTGTAAAGGACAAGTTGCGTTATTTGTAAATTGTATTCTCTTATATTATGCGCTCTTTGGTTTGGTACTTTGGTCCCACTCACATGCTTCATATCTTTTCGTTTTCTCTAATCTCCTCTAtttgatatatttatttttttattatatattgtgGATGTTATTTCCGACCTCCGAGTATTATCGGCTCTGAATACATCTATAAGTTTTCCTACCCTCAACTTACGATTTATTATTGTGAATATTCATATTCATTTCATCTCCCTTAATGCTAGAATCCATAAAGACAATACTAGACCCTCAAAATTTGATCTCCAAAAGTCTTTCAAAAATCCCTCAAATTTATGCggtattaaaatagtcattaattaaaaacacacacgTAGGACCCACTTCATATCCAATAATCCAACATTAAATGAGAGTATTTTAAGGTCATTTttttggggtctcaagcattatccaacCCATAACCTCTCCCCAAGCATCCGTTTACTACAACCCAAATCTTGATTTCAAACCtaagaagaagattgacaaaatcccaaaaattaaagtcgaagatgaagaacaaattTTGTTCAAGCTCAAATGTTGAGAGATACCAAACCTTGATTATAGTCAAATATATTTAGTGGATTTGGTGCATTGGCTCACCAGAGGTCTGAGTGGAGCTAGTGGTTTGACTTGGATGAGCTGTTCGGACATTGACGTTGGTGGAGCGGTTGGTGTCAGAGAGATTGGTTTGGGGGAATTTTACGTCCGCATGTATGTGAGCATTTCTCATGCAAAAAGGAGGAATTATTTTTGTGCTAAAATAGAATAAGAAGATAATGTTGGAGACTAATTATATTcctatttttgaattttttttaaatactattaagaaatttgtttctcattagaatcgaatcttgaacacacatatgcctaatccAATCGATTGTTAACCAAATCACCACTCGTTGATCCCTATTTTTGAATTTGCCAAAGACCATATTGAAATATCTTAATCCAATCTTCTTATTTATGCAGCTTGCCGAACTGATTCTATGGTTCCAATTGGTATTACCCAAATTCTATTATCAATTATCCCAACTGTTAAGTTTAATGTACAAAATCCAAATGAATTCGTGGGTTTCACATGTCTCACATAATACACATAAAATCTTATGCATATATTTTATCAACTACGATAACTGGGACACTAACTGTTGGGATCCCTAGCATTATTGTTCCTGTTTTGTCACTTACTAGAAGTTTTGAGTGTTTTTCATAAAGATAAAAACAATATGTGGTAAATTATATCAAAGGAATAAGAAGATTATGTGTTCAGATGACTGATTTACAGTCACAAATGCGATCAATCTACAATAAGAAGTgatttcaaatattcaaatagcATAATCAAAATTTTGTAAATCTTTTAAGGATACCTTTCTGTTTGTTTGCTTTGATTGTGCTACTGATTGGCTTGATGAACGGCAGTGATTTTCTGTCAGGGGAAGGTCAAACATTGGAGGTCAAAGTCATATAGTGGGTGACCACAAACTGTCCTCCATTGCTGATGTTGTTGCTTACAGCCTCTTTTAATCAAACTGTACATAGCGCAGTATCAACTGGGTTAAGCAGTTCCTGTAATCAGCCTTTCCCTTTGATCCAATTTCTTGACCTTGACAATGCCAAGGAGAACTTGAAGACTAAAGAATGCACAAAAAACATATGCTACAGTGGCTGGTACCTATAACACAAGATTAAAGCAATGATTAAAACTCAGGACCAACAAGAAATTAAGATGCATGCAGAAAACAAGAACGGTAAATAGCTTACTCGTATGGCGTTTAGATACAAAATTGTTGCCAGGTTTACTAGGCTTCCGGCTGCTACCGCCTGTCAATCAGTTAAGGAAAATGATAAGCATAGAGTAGATTCCTGACTATAGAGTAGTAGTCTAGATATGTTTTCTGTTATGTTATACACTCTCTTAACAATGGACTAATCATCCAAAACCTAGAGCTTTTCACATGGGTTTGAGAGTTTGTCTCTCATACCCACAAGCATGAGATGTTTCAACTCCCAAAACTTGAACGAAAGGAGACACAGCTGGACGTGTGAACAAGAAAAGTTCACTGATAAATGCATCGATAGAGTCAAATGTCTGTGCATGCAAAGGGCACAGACAATGAACTCTTTCGAGCACGTATTGCCATGTGTAGCATCTCTTATGGGTAGAAGTTAAATTTAATTGTTCTATAGAAAAATTGAAACCCCTTTCCCCACCCCATTTCCCTATTCTTTTCCCAGcctttctcttcctttccttctctctcatATACCAATCAATGGTGACACAGAAACACTCCACGTTATTTACCTTAGTAATTCACTAGTGAGGTCACCCCCAATGTAAAGTTACAGAGTTTATCATCAATAAGACTATATTTGCAGTTCATCAGTGAAAGATGATGCAGCAAAATCCGATAAGTATTGGAACTAGTATTCATTGCACTCAGCCATTTAAACAATTAATGTGGTTTACAGTAAATGATACGGATATTGATTCTTGAGCTCTGGGAGACAGCATACACCTGACTTTTGCATCAAACTAGACATTAGTGCCAACTTAATCTAAAAATGAAACCAAGCAACGTCGATATGAGTACCGCGAAATTTATAATATCAGGAGATGTTATCTAAAGCTTCAGAGCTAATGTGGGACTTCGGTTCTTAAAAGATCACACGGCACCTCAATAACTAGCATCCACTACTATCCCAGATAATCATCATGGCACCTAGCCTACAATTCTAGAAAATTTAGCCACGCAtaagaaatcaatgaaataatttcTTTAAGAGGTTCAATTAACTCACACTCCCTATTGTCTTCTGAACAGTTGCAACACGCTGGAATGCCCTCTCAGACTCCAAAGTTCGAACCCGTAGCTTAAGATCACCTTGCTCCTGTAAGACGGAGTCCCGAGCCTTTAAGTCACAACAATCTAGAAGCAGATGAAATAATATCCCATGCAAAAATTTGGTATTCTAATTGAAAAGCGGAACTCTACCAATCGTTGGATAATTTCAACAAGCTTTTCAACTCTGTCAGCTTGTCTAAATAAATTGTAGAATGTGCGGGACTGTCGATCCCATCTCTTTCTGAAGTCCTGCAATATAATAGGATTTGATATTTATTGAATTACGATGTAACTACgtaaataacacaaaataggcACTATGGTATCTACCTTCAATATTACTTCAACTCCAACTTCCCGAAATTTTAGCAGTTCCAATGCATAGCTGTGGGGTTTTAGCACAAAAGAGATTTCAGATATTGAAAAACATATCACAAACAAAGCCTAGAAAAAATTATAGTCACTCACGGTTTGGCAATCTCAGTAATGTCAAAACGAGGATCAAGGCCCTTGCCAATGCCATCCAATACTGCAGATAACATAAGTGGCCACTTTAAGGACAATATGAGCAAACACAAGGAACCAAACTTTCTGCAAGAAATTAATTACAATACCTGAAAATGATCTAACAACAAATGTAAATGTGGCCGGAAAACGGAAGGGTTGATCAGCTGCAATGGCTAGTAAATCCTCACCTGATAAGAGAATGCCAGAACTGTGAATAGCAAGAATCCCATTTTTCGATGAACAAATGCAAGGCAAATCAGGAGAACCCAGTTTATCCAAGGTAGAGAATGCGGACAACCAATTGATTTGAAACTATAATAGACCAATAGAATATGAAATTCTCACTTTTCgttcaaaaattataattattatgccAAAAAGTAGAATACTATGCATGTGAATAAAAAACCAGAAATCTCCAGCAAAATTTGTGAATCTCCTCAAGAAGAGTAAAACacctaaataaaattaaaccaaGTGACTAACCGATTGCAGCCAGTCGTTGCTTCTTTTTCTCAATCTTTTCCTCCTTCGTCAATGGCTTTTTGAACCCAAGTTCTGCCTTGGCCAtctccctttcttttctttgtgcCACAAGACGCTCTTCAAAACTGTAGAAGTTTCAATATAAGACCCAAGTTCTTGGAATTGTTCGAAGAAACGAAATTCATTTCAGTTATGAATTTGTATACATTGGCATCACTAATCAATGAACATAATATGCTCTATTCTTCACCATGTAAACTTGGACATTgacttatgaaataaaagaaacaaatataaatCTCCATTTGGACATACATAGAGGTTCAAGTCAGAACCTTAGATATTTATCAATTACTGTAAGCTTCAGATACTGAAGTCAGATACAACGAAAAACAACAGAAAAGAAACAAACCCGAGCATTCATCACCAAAAGCACCTGTTAAGGAAAAACTGTGCTGTCCGTCGGACAGCTGTCATATCTCCAGTGGGCACAAGGACACCCATTTGAATCATTGCTTGAAGAACCTGCACTAAGGTAAAAGTTTATGGGGGTCATCACAGCATACTATGAGAACCACTACCAATCTCACAGCCTAACATTAAGGTTAAAGCTACCTTATCTGGGTTCTTCTCATAAATTCCATAGAAGACTTCAATCAAACCTTCTCGTATGTTTGAACTGATACTGCATGATGTCAAACAAGAACAACTATTTTAAAGGGACCGTGACAGCATAAAAAAGAATATTTATCATACTATTGGGAATATTTAGCCAGCAAAAAATGTCTTTTAAATACCTTACCTTCCCATCATTCCAAAGTCATAAAAGATCAACCGTCCACCATTGACATCATCGACAGCAATATTTCCAGGATGCTACAGAGAAagatttaataataaaaaggCTCTCGTTATACAAAGGTGAGGGAATTGAGAAGCCAAGTAATGAAGCATAAGAAAAACTTCCTATATGTAATGCAAGTATATATCCCTCAAAGTATCAGCACTAGCTCCAGAGAAGACCCCCACCAGCCTCTCTCAGAGCCGCTCAACTGATATCCAACCAAAGGAAGACAAAGGAAGAGTGATAATAAACACTCACAGGGTCAGCGTGGAAGAATCCATGAGACAGAATTTGTTCCAAATAAGATTCAACCGCATATCGACCTAACCTGACAAAAACAACGAAAGGATCATAATAATTGCAATGCAAGTGATAAGGAGGTCACATATCAAGATGATTTTCACTAGGGTGACCAGCAAGAAGGTAGCTTTTACCTTTGGCGATCAACACCCAACTCATCTAAAGCTTGTATCCGATTTATTTTGATCCCAGGGACATACTCCATTGTTAGAACCTACATGACATTACATGATGCATAATTATTCAAACAACACGAATTAttcaaataaacaaattttatattGATATTATGGTAGACCTGGGGTGTTGTGTATTCCCAAAATATTGTTGGGACTTTTACATATTCCATGCCTTTGAAATTACTTGAAAATAGTTCCGCATTTTCAGCTTCCTTGGTATAGTCAATCTCCTGAAAATTTTACTTGCACTATTGTTATTACAAACAAATAAGTCAAGAATTGTTTAAAAGAGATTCATGTAGTATTCATTAGGCATAAAAGTTTCAAGTAAAGCAACAATCATTGGAAAATACTGAGTCTTGTATAGTTTATGCTGGACCTCATCCAAAAACAACAGTTATACTGTTCAATCCTATTATTGTGAGTTGATCATGCACAATCATCACCCAGGCAGTCCTAATTTTCCTTGCCAGAGGACTTGGAAAGGTAGAATACCCTCAATagtctcctctttttttttcttcaactcACAGAAATGAGCTTTTCTACTACCAACAGGTGCTGTTCGTGTAAAAGGGAAGCAGGATCTGTCAGACATACTCCTCTTAGTTGCAACTGGACCAGAAACATTTGGTAGACAATTTGGAAACTAATTGGTAATGCTGGGCGTTATGAGCACAGATCCTGCTTCAGGATTGGTAGGTAGCCTGAGGCTCGCTTTtgaggaagaaaaacaaagacaaacatAGTTCAGAAAAGCCCTATGATCACCTGCCGGGTAATTTGGTCTGAAAGAAATAGCAGAATTTGGTTTTTTGTCTCTCACAAAGTAGACATAGACCCAATCACACAAAATGAATCTCCGACACTAAATTTTGGCTCTCCAATTGTCACAATGTTCTAGATATCCTAAATATAGTTGGCTAGATGTGATCCTTTTCTTTTGCTCACTGAACTCTTCCATTCTGTACATTCTATATATCGTGGCCTCTTGTTTCTTTGGGCTGCAGTTAGCTAGTGCCATCTTTTTCAGCCTTCTTATAACTTATTAAGAAGGTGAGCAACTCCATGTAGAAGAATTTTGAAAAGTATGAGCATTGAAAAAGACTCAATTCATTGTGAAAGGATCAGAGGAAAGTGTCCCCTTAAATTGAATAGAATGGAGAAAGAGAATACACATAGTGGACTCCAACTAGGTTTTCACTTCAGATGTGTGTAACTAACCCAATATTTGGTATTAAGATTTTGTGGTTCTTTTTAAACTAATGTCAAACTACAAGACAACAAGACAATTCCCAGGTGTACGATTTTCCACAAAATTGTAGATGTCAAAAGTTGTCAATGATCATGCTTGGCTAGCAGCTTGAATGACTAAATGCTAGATACATTCCAAACAACAGCAGTTTGGTGTTAATTGACTAGTTAATTTTAGATCTTGGAAATGATTGATTGTTGGTTTGCACTACCCTAGAGGAATAGGTAAACGAAACGATGTTGGTAGGTAAGCACATAATAGGCTAACTAAGGAGAGCGAGAGGAGATACTTGCAATAGCTAGGCATGAGGAATATAATAAATACATAGACATTAAATTCTACAGGCGAACGAGTGATAGAAGCAATAAACCAAAATATGTTGACTTTAAGAAGCATTGTTGACCTTATAGCCAATCTTATGTTCCTCTTCCTCAGAGTCATCTTTATGGGCAGCATTAGAGgaataaaaaacagaaaaaaaaatgggaaaaaaaggaGGAATGAACTCATATGAAGGATTTGGTGATCACTGTGTATAGTAGAGCTTTTGACCTATGTCGTTAAAGTGAAAGTGTAGCATGTACTTTGAATGAGTGATCACAATCACGACTCACAAGTCAGTCAAAAGAAATGGCATTACCTGGTATAGAACACTTGCACATTCATCATAAATGGCAACCCAATCTCTCTTCGCACCATCCGACTTTGGGTCAATTTTTTGAAGATATTCCGCTATtacctggaaaaaaaaaaacaataattggTGTGTCAAAAATGCTAGGATCTAAGCCGCTTCCAAAAATGCGCCTCTCAGATATCTTTTGGAACAAAATACTTTTCAGCAGtatgataattacaaaaagaaTATCATGTTTCAGAGAATGAACTAAAGTCGGGCAATTAATAACCACTTGATAAATATACAAAACAAGGAATCAAAACAATTGAGAAAAATAATTCTATGGATGACAAACAAGTCATCACATCAAAAACCACCCCAACACAGTAAAGAAGAGTTGTCTAAACCAGTTTCTTCTGAAACATGAAATGGGGTCTGAACAGTAACTGAAACTGCAATGACAcacttattaattaaaaaattaaaatgatgaataggaaaattttgaaatattgaCATATCATGGGAAAAATATATAAGCAACTGCTCTTTTGGGTTATTTTTTCAATCCAAAAGAGAAAAGGGATATAATTAAGAtagatttttaaaatattagatCAACTCGAAAGGAATATGCAACGAATCTCAGGCACCGGACAGGAACTAGTAAATGAAACTGTATGAAGATAGAAAGGACAAAGGTTGTTAGACATAACGAGAATATAATTGACAACCTCATGAGAGGACTAAGCATAGGCACAATACCAAAGAATCTAATCCTAATATGTAAACTTACCCTAAGGTTTTTCAAATCAATATCAAAAAGATCCTTTAATCCCGGCCTTTGAACTTTAACCACAACTTCTTGCCCCTTAAGTCTTGCTCGGTGGACCTGACCTGTAAAACGAAATTACTGATTTAATATCTTCTGCAAGCTATAATATCCATGCAAAAGGTCATTGAATCTAAGACTACCAAGACTAGCGGCAGCTATTGGCTCATAGTCAAAACGATCAAATATATCACATAGGGGAGCTCCGAGCTCCTCCTCAACTATTGATATGGATGTCTCAGACGGGAAGGGAGGAACTTGATCCTGTGTAAGACAAAAAAGATCAGTCCTGCCCTTGTGAATCTCCAATCCAGAAGATACAATTAGATAATAACAGCTGATGAAGATGCTTTTCAGGAGATTTAAGAACCCCATTATAGACAAGGTTAGGCTCATTATCAGCAAGATAACCCGTGAGATGATGGGAAAGCAATATATGTCTAGATTGTAAATTCAAAAGTAATTTCTGAGGCACAAATTCAATTGAATTATTGTGCCTGCCACATGTGCATGCTATAAGTTGCAAGGAGCCAAAACGTTAGAATATAAACATACATCTTGTGAAAACAAAATGCGAACTGAAACCATCAAGCATCAAGAAGTAGGCATCGTTCTTTCACCCCTTTAAATAGGGAATTTCCACCATTTTCCAAAATTTGCAGAATGAATGTACgacaaattgaaataaaaatttttattttcagcAGCTTTGATGTATTTATAAGCTAATATTCACCTGACCACAAAATATCAGAGGTTATTATCATAGTAGTTCGTACATCATCATCAAGGCTTTTCTCCCAAACATTGTTGGGTTGAGTGCATGAATTCATATGAGAAGTAAGTGAGAATTCATCGAATATATTCTCCTTCACCATTCGTGCCTATACAAAGCCAC contains these protein-coding regions:
- the LOC119998394 gene encoding protein ACTIVITY OF BC1 COMPLEX KINASE 8, chloroplastic-like, producing MASTLPLPQFTFLFSQTTSRRRRVSLSTTSHSILHLATVDSRFRSLALRTRVKALKEDGAVELAEKVNSIEFSGNGAAAYGSRSDYGYNGSVLGKEVVESGNGVSNGSLVKYVNGNGVPAEVVVGKVEAPEAKEEKRKKKVEEIGKEDAWFKQKSQEQVQVSVAPGGRWSKFKNYSRIQRTFEIWGSILTFIFKAWLNNQKFSYRGGMTEEKKVLRRKALAKWLKETILRLGPTFIKIGQQFSTRVDILAQEYVDQLSELQDQVPPFPSETSISIVEEELGAPLCDIFDRFDYEPIAAASLGQVHRARLKGQEVVVKVQRPGLKDLFDIDLKNLRVIAEYLQKIDPKSDGAKRDWVAIYDECASVLYQEIDYTKEAENAELFSSNFKGMEYVKVPTIFWEYTTPQVLTMEYVPGIKINRIQALDELGVDRQRLGRYAVESYLEQILSHGFFHADPHPGNIAVDDVNGGRLIFYDFGMMGSISSNIREGLIEVFYGIYEKNPDKVLQAMIQMGVLVPTGDMTAVRRTAQFFLNSFEERLVAQRKEREMAKAELGFKKPLTKEEKIEKKKQRLAAIGEDLLAIAADQPFRFPATFTFVVRSFSVLDGIGKGLDPRFDITEIAKPYALELLKFREVGVEVILKDFRKRWDRQSRTFYNLFRQADRVEKLVEIIQRLEQGDLKLRVRTLESERAFQRVATVQKTIGSAVAAGSLVNLATILYLNAIRVPATVAYVFCAFFSLQVLLGIVKVKKLDQRERLITGTA